From Demequina capsici, one genomic window encodes:
- a CDS encoding class II fumarate hydratase has product MVAMTTEFRIEHDTMGEVRVPADALYRAQTQRAVENFPISGVRLERRHIEALARVKKAAALANAELGVLEAEVAAAIVAAADEVAAGRHDAHFPVDVFQTGSGTSSNMNMNEVVATLATRALGRDVHPNDHVNASQSSNDVFPTSVHVAASATVVHDLVPALSALAEALEAKAVQFADVVKSGRTHLMDATPVTLGQEFGGYAAAMRLGVERLLVALPRVAEVPLGGTAVGTGINTPAGFPQRVIALLAEDTGLPITEARNHFEAQSARDSLVELSGALRTIAVSLTKICNDLRWMGSGPNTGLGEIALPDLQPGSSIMPGKVNPVVPEAVLMVCARVIGNDATVAWAGASGAFELNVQIPVMALGTLESMRLLTHAVEVLRERTVVGIEANVDRARFLAEASPSIVTPLNRVIGYENAAKIAKHSVKQGVTVREATIDLGFVDRGEITLDQLDALLDVTTMTGR; this is encoded by the coding sequence ATGGTCGCCATGACGACGGAGTTCAGGATCGAGCACGACACGATGGGAGAGGTGCGGGTCCCCGCCGACGCCCTCTACCGTGCACAGACGCAGCGGGCCGTGGAGAACTTCCCCATCTCGGGCGTGAGGCTCGAACGGCGTCACATCGAGGCGCTGGCGCGGGTGAAGAAGGCCGCGGCGCTCGCGAACGCGGAGCTCGGCGTCCTGGAGGCAGAGGTCGCCGCCGCGATCGTCGCCGCCGCGGACGAGGTGGCCGCCGGGCGCCATGACGCGCACTTCCCTGTCGACGTCTTCCAGACCGGCTCGGGCACGTCGTCGAACATGAACATGAACGAGGTGGTCGCCACCCTGGCGACGCGCGCTCTCGGTCGGGATGTCCATCCGAACGATCACGTGAACGCCTCCCAGTCGTCGAACGACGTGTTCCCCACCTCGGTGCACGTGGCGGCGTCGGCGACCGTGGTCCACGACCTGGTCCCGGCCTTGAGCGCTCTCGCCGAGGCGCTCGAGGCGAAGGCGGTGCAGTTCGCCGACGTCGTGAAGTCCGGCCGCACGCACCTCATGGACGCGACGCCGGTCACGCTCGGTCAGGAGTTCGGAGGCTACGCGGCGGCCATGCGGCTCGGCGTGGAGCGGCTGCTCGTCGCGCTTCCCCGTGTGGCGGAGGTGCCGCTGGGCGGGACGGCCGTCGGCACGGGGATCAACACCCCCGCGGGCTTCCCCCAACGGGTGATCGCGCTTCTCGCCGAGGACACCGGCCTGCCGATCACCGAGGCACGGAACCACTTCGAGGCGCAGTCGGCACGCGACTCGCTCGTCGAGCTGTCGGGCGCGCTGCGCACGATCGCGGTGAGCCTCACGAAGATCTGCAACGACCTGCGGTGGATGGGATCCGGCCCGAACACGGGGCTCGGGGAGATCGCGCTCCCGGACCTCCAGCCGGGCTCGTCGATCATGCCCGGCAAGGTCAACCCTGTGGTCCCCGAGGCCGTGCTGATGGTGTGCGCACGCGTGATCGGGAACGACGCGACCGTCGCGTGGGCGGGCGCGTCAGGCGCGTTCGAGCTGAACGTGCAGATCCCGGTGATGGCGCTCGGCACGCTCGAGTCGATGCGACTGCTGACCCACGCGGTCGAGGTCCTTCGCGAGCGCACGGTGGTCGGCATCGAGGCGAACGTGGACCGCGCCCGCTTCCTGGCCGAGGCGAGCCCCAGCATCGTGACTCCCCTGAACCGGGTCATCGGCTACGAGAACGCGGCGAAGATCGCGAAGCACTCGGTCAAGCAGGGTGTGACGGTGCGTGAGGCCACGATCGACCTGGGGTTCGTGGACCGCGGAGAGATCACGCTTGATCAGCTCGATGCCTTGCTGGACGTCACGACCATGACGGGGCGCTGA
- a CDS encoding NAD(P)/FAD-dependent oxidoreductase, with protein MTRTRVLILGGGYVGLYTALTLKRKARGAVDITLIDRRPYMTYAPFLPEAGAGSIEARHAVVPLRRTLKGVRVLQGKVTGISHASRKVTATTDLGEDLNLEYDELVVALGSVSRTLPIPGLADFAIGFKFVEEAAAVRNRILGRIARAATTSDPALRKRLLTFVFVGGGFAGIEAFAETEDMAKAALRYYPELSPSDLSFVMVEAAPRILPEMGPDMGDYTKHELETRGMRVLLETRLESCVDGRIELSNGESFEADTVVWTAGVRPAPVLAESDLPLGPRGHMSSSPTLQVVDLEGRIVPGVWAAGDCAQVPNLVEGEGDWCAPSAQHAVRQARHLGANIAAHLAGAELKEYKHKHLGMVASLGLNKGVAVTMGLKLRGWPAWVMHRTYHLAQIPTVNRKLRVTLDWTIALLFRRDMVSLGRVEVPRRAFEEAARG; from the coding sequence ATGACCCGCACACGTGTGCTCATCCTCGGAGGCGGCTACGTCGGCCTCTACACCGCCCTCACGCTCAAGCGGAAGGCACGCGGCGCCGTCGACATCACGCTCATCGACCGCCGGCCGTACATGACCTACGCGCCCTTCCTGCCCGAGGCGGGTGCGGGCTCCATCGAGGCGCGCCACGCCGTGGTCCCGTTGCGCCGCACCCTCAAGGGCGTGCGCGTGCTGCAGGGCAAGGTGACCGGCATCAGCCACGCCTCGCGCAAGGTCACCGCCACGACCGACCTGGGCGAGGACCTGAACCTCGAGTACGACGAGCTCGTCGTCGCACTGGGATCCGTCTCGCGCACCCTGCCCATCCCCGGGCTCGCGGACTTCGCGATCGGCTTCAAGTTCGTGGAGGAGGCCGCGGCGGTCCGCAACCGCATCCTGGGCCGCATCGCTCGCGCCGCGACCACGTCCGACCCCGCGCTGCGCAAGCGCCTGCTCACATTCGTGTTCGTGGGCGGCGGCTTCGCCGGCATCGAGGCGTTCGCCGAGACCGAGGACATGGCGAAGGCTGCCCTGCGCTACTACCCGGAGCTCTCGCCGTCCGACCTGTCGTTCGTGATGGTCGAGGCTGCCCCGCGCATCCTCCCCGAGATGGGACCCGACATGGGCGACTACACCAAGCACGAGCTCGAGACCCGCGGCATGCGAGTGCTTCTCGAGACGCGGCTCGAGAGCTGTGTGGACGGCCGCATCGAGCTGTCCAACGGAGAGTCCTTCGAGGCGGACACGGTCGTGTGGACCGCGGGCGTCAGGCCCGCCCCCGTGCTCGCCGAGTCCGATCTGCCGCTCGGCCCCCGCGGGCACATGAGCTCGTCCCCCACGCTGCAGGTGGTCGACCTGGAGGGGCGCATCGTCCCTGGCGTGTGGGCTGCGGGCGACTGCGCCCAGGTGCCCAACCTGGTTGAGGGCGAGGGCGACTGGTGCGCCCCGAGCGCCCAGCACGCGGTGCGCCAGGCCCGTCACCTCGGCGCGAACATCGCCGCGCACCTCGCGGGCGCGGAGCTCAAGGAGTACAAGCACAAGCACCTGGGCATGGTGGCGTCGCTCGGCCTCAACAAGGGCGTCGCCGTCACGATGGGCCTCAAGCTGCGCGGCTGGCCCGCCTGGGTCATGCACCGCACGTACCACCTGGCGCAGATCCCCACCGTGAACCGCAAGCTTCGGGTCACGTTGGACTGGACGATCGCGCTGCTCTTCCGCCGCGACATGGTCTCGCTGGGGCGCGTGGAGGTCCCACGTCGCGCATTCGAGGAGGCCGCGCGCGGCTGA
- the rmuC gene encoding DNA recombination protein RmuC, with protein MTEVLLVLAGAAFGALIGWLASRASGSASLARLKAELAAAERRVSDQQRAHDAYAAQVRGDHDTLRQEFQALSAQSLQASQEALLRVAQERLSRDRAVADAELARREQAVRQLVEPMAKALDDVRRQTSEADLARAEAQAQLAQQVRHMLDASAQLGRQTESLRSALRRPEVRGRWGELHLRRVVEVAGLVNGVDFDEQESGTAPDGSRLRPDMIVTLAGGRRIVVDAKTPLDALLDVDGDPERAEEHAARHVRNVRLRVKELSSKAYREQFGSEIDFSVLFLPAESFLQVATERDPQLLTDAYEAGVIIATPTVLVAMLRTVAHTWKAEALAKNAKEVLQTGQELYKRLSTMGEHLARVGKAIDQAGDAYNKTIGSLERQVLPQARRFAALQQIDADLETREVETAVRAINAPELLDPTFDAQNAH; from the coding sequence ATGACAGAGGTTCTCCTGGTCCTGGCAGGCGCCGCGTTCGGCGCGCTCATCGGCTGGCTGGCGTCCCGTGCGTCGGGATCGGCGAGCCTGGCGCGGCTCAAGGCGGAGCTCGCCGCCGCCGAGCGCCGCGTCTCGGACCAGCAGCGCGCGCACGACGCCTATGCGGCGCAGGTCCGTGGAGACCACGACACGTTGCGGCAGGAGTTCCAGGCGCTGTCCGCCCAGTCGTTGCAGGCGTCCCAGGAGGCGCTGCTCCGAGTGGCCCAGGAGCGTCTCAGCCGGGATCGGGCTGTCGCCGACGCGGAGCTCGCACGGAGGGAGCAGGCGGTGCGCCAGCTCGTGGAGCCCATGGCCAAGGCATTGGACGACGTCAGACGGCAGACGAGCGAGGCGGACCTGGCGCGAGCGGAGGCTCAGGCGCAGCTGGCTCAACAGGTCAGGCACATGCTCGATGCGTCGGCCCAGCTCGGACGCCAGACGGAGAGCCTGCGCAGCGCGCTGCGCCGCCCAGAGGTCCGCGGCCGCTGGGGCGAGCTTCACCTGCGCAGGGTCGTGGAGGTGGCGGGACTCGTGAACGGCGTCGACTTCGACGAGCAGGAGTCGGGCACCGCCCCCGACGGCAGCCGCCTGCGGCCCGACATGATCGTCACGCTCGCGGGCGGCCGGCGGATCGTGGTGGACGCCAAGACACCGCTGGACGCCCTGCTCGACGTCGACGGGGACCCTGAGCGTGCCGAGGAGCACGCAGCCCGCCATGTGCGCAATGTGCGGCTGAGGGTGAAGGAGCTCAGCTCGAAGGCGTACCGCGAGCAGTTCGGCAGCGAGATCGACTTCTCGGTGCTCTTCCTGCCGGCGGAGTCGTTCCTGCAGGTGGCGACGGAGCGGGATCCGCAGCTGCTCACGGACGCCTATGAGGCGGGCGTCATCATCGCGACGCCCACAGTGCTCGTCGCGATGCTCCGCACCGTGGCACACACCTGGAAGGCGGAGGCTCTCGCCAAGAATGCGAAGGAGGTGCTGCAGACGGGCCAGGAGCTGTACAAGCGGCTGAGCACCATGGGAGAGCACCTTGCCCGCGTGGGAAAGGCGATCGACCAGGCGGGCGACGCCTACAACAAGACGATCGGCTCGCTGGAGCGCCAGGTGCTCCCGCAGGCGCGGCGCTTCGCCGCCCTGCAGCAGATCGACGCGGACCTCGAGACGCGAGAGGTCGAGACCGCCGTGCGAGCCATCAACGCACCTGAGCTGCTCGACCCGACGTTCGACGCGCAGAACGCGCACTGA
- a CDS encoding 4-hydroxy-3-methylbut-2-enyl diphosphate reductase, with translation MPATTAKKVLLAAPRGYCAGVDRAVIAVEKALELHGSPIYVRKEIVHNKYVVETLSERGAIFVDETDQVPEGARVVFSAHGVSPAVRDAADARSLLTIDATCPLVTKVHKEAVRFAKSDQTILLIGHSGHEEVEGTAGEAPEHTIVVNSPDDVDGLEVPDPDNVVWLSQTTLSVDETMETVRRLRERFPNLQDPPSDDICYATQNRQVAVKKIAPQADLVIVVGSANSSNSVRLVEVALQSGAGSSYRIDRATELEDSWFDGVSTVGVTSGASVPEILVRDVLDALAGRGYETVEEVRTATEDLMFSLPREIRADLKAKEAASRA, from the coding sequence ATGCCCGCCACCACAGCGAAGAAGGTCCTGCTTGCCGCGCCGAGAGGCTACTGCGCGGGAGTGGATCGAGCGGTGATCGCCGTCGAGAAGGCCCTGGAGCTGCATGGCTCGCCGATCTACGTGCGCAAGGAGATCGTCCACAACAAGTATGTCGTGGAGACCTTGAGCGAGCGCGGCGCGATCTTCGTGGATGAGACTGACCAGGTGCCCGAGGGCGCTCGCGTGGTGTTCTCGGCGCATGGCGTGTCGCCTGCGGTCAGGGACGCGGCCGACGCGCGGAGCCTGCTCACGATCGACGCGACCTGCCCGCTCGTGACGAAGGTGCACAAGGAGGCGGTGCGCTTCGCGAAGAGCGATCAGACCATCCTGCTGATCGGTCACTCCGGTCACGAGGAGGTCGAGGGCACCGCCGGTGAGGCCCCCGAGCACACGATCGTGGTGAACTCGCCCGACGACGTGGACGGTCTCGAGGTTCCCGACCCTGACAACGTGGTGTGGCTGTCGCAGACCACTCTGTCGGTGGACGAGACGATGGAGACGGTACGGCGGCTGCGCGAGCGGTTCCCGAATCTGCAGGATCCGCCCAGCGACGACATCTGCTACGCGACGCAGAATCGCCAGGTCGCGGTGAAGAAGATCGCGCCGCAGGCGGACCTTGTGATCGTGGTCGGCTCCGCGAACTCGTCGAACTCGGTCCGGCTGGTGGAGGTCGCGCTGCAGTCGGGCGCGGGGTCGTCGTACCGTATCGATCGCGCTACGGAGCTGGAGGACTCCTGGTTCGACGGAGTCTCGACGGTCGGCGTGACGTCGGGTGCCTCGGTCCCCGAGATCCTGGTGCGCGACGTGCTCGATGCCCTCGCCGGGCGCGGGTACGAGACCGTGGAAGAGGTACGGACGGCGACCGAGGACCTGATGTTCTCGCTGCCGCGCGAGATCCGTGCCGACCTCAAGGCCAAGGAGGCGGCCTCGCGCGCCTGA
- a CDS encoding carbohydrate kinase family protein, whose product MSGHALVIGEALIDAVHRADGSVQRHPGGSPANVAIGLARLGRDAELLTWLGKDDDGALVVDHLEGSGVALCEGSQDAPATSVATATLDASGAAAYDFALEWALSADAVTRPEPLVVHTGSIAAVLQPGADAVLTLMASSRETSTVTYDPNARPSLMGEPATARAAVERAVRLADVVKVSDEDIEWLAPGEGVDRVAQAWLALGPAIVVVTRGGEGATAWTPEGRVDVRAPKVTVADTVGAGDSFMGGLIDGLWGAGVLGAPQRQALRSLDLDTVSAVLERCARIAAITVSRAGANPPTLAELDA is encoded by the coding sequence ATGAGCGGCCACGCGCTGGTGATCGGCGAGGCACTGATCGACGCCGTCCATCGTGCGGACGGCTCGGTGCAGAGACACCCCGGCGGCTCCCCTGCGAACGTGGCGATCGGGCTGGCACGGCTGGGCCGCGACGCCGAGCTCCTGACGTGGTTGGGCAAGGACGACGACGGCGCACTGGTCGTCGACCACCTCGAGGGATCCGGGGTCGCGCTGTGCGAGGGCTCGCAGGATGCGCCGGCCACCTCGGTCGCGACCGCGACGCTCGACGCGAGCGGGGCCGCTGCCTACGACTTCGCCCTCGAGTGGGCCCTGAGCGCTGACGCGGTCACCCGGCCCGAGCCGCTCGTGGTGCACACCGGGTCCATCGCCGCGGTGCTGCAGCCTGGTGCCGACGCCGTCCTGACGTTGATGGCGTCGTCGCGGGAGACCTCGACCGTCACCTACGACCCGAATGCGAGGCCGTCGCTCATGGGCGAGCCGGCGACGGCGCGCGCAGCGGTGGAGCGCGCGGTGCGCCTCGCCGACGTCGTGAAGGTCTCCGACGAGGACATCGAATGGCTCGCGCCCGGCGAGGGCGTGGACCGGGTCGCGCAGGCCTGGCTGGCGCTGGGCCCCGCGATCGTCGTGGTGACCCGCGGGGGCGAAGGCGCCACCGCGTGGACCCCTGAGGGCCGTGTGGACGTGCGGGCACCGAAGGTCACCGTGGCGGACACCGTCGGTGCGGGCGACTCCTTCATGGGCGGGCTGATCGACGGACTGTGGGGCGCGGGTGTTCTCGGGGCGCCACAGCGGCAGGCACTGCGGTCGCTCGACCTGGACACCGTCTCGGCAGTGCTGGAACGCTGCGCACGGATCGCCGCGATCACCGTCTCGCGCGCGGGCGCGAACCCGCCGACGCTGGCCGAGCTGGACGCCTGA
- the xseA gene encoding exodeoxyribonuclease VII large subunit yields MLFILRGRLVAVSGADVFPQDNDQTRATLPDTAADTSAERPWPVRHLSPKIGEYIARMSPVWVEGQVLGVKRWRDLVFLTLRDTDENMSLGATLPAAAVEALGVPLEDGARIVIHAKPQWWTKSGALQMRGKEVRTVGLGDLLARIEMLKSALAEEGLFAAERKVPLPFLPRVVGLVCATQGDAEHDVVENAQRRWPAVQFEIRRVTVQGPRAVPEVVAAMRELDARDDVDVIVVARGGGALEDLLAFSDEAMVRAAAAVVTPLVSAIGHEKDSPLLDLVADWRASTPTDAGKRVVPDAAHERREVIRARATMRAAVTTRLDREARGLSSFRTRPVMAHPRRMLDPHRERLAALHLASGRALVDILSTADARTRELAASLRALSPQSTLDRGYAVVRDADGAVVRDAALLDPGDQLLVRVARGTFVASVDDVDLDDQALEPFSAG; encoded by the coding sequence ATGCTCTTCATCCTACGTGGCAGGCTGGTGGCCGTGAGCGGCGCTGACGTCTTCCCCCAGGACAACGACCAGACCAGGGCGACTCTTCCTGACACGGCCGCTGACACGAGCGCCGAACGGCCCTGGCCCGTGCGGCACCTCTCCCCCAAGATCGGCGAGTACATCGCCCGCATGTCGCCGGTATGGGTCGAGGGGCAGGTGTTGGGCGTCAAGAGATGGCGCGACCTGGTCTTCCTCACGCTGCGCGACACGGACGAGAACATGTCGCTCGGCGCAACCCTGCCCGCCGCCGCCGTCGAGGCGCTCGGAGTGCCGCTCGAGGACGGTGCACGGATCGTGATCCACGCGAAGCCCCAGTGGTGGACCAAGTCCGGCGCCCTTCAGATGCGCGGCAAGGAGGTGCGCACCGTCGGCCTCGGCGACCTTCTCGCCAGGATCGAGATGCTCAAGTCCGCGCTCGCTGAAGAAGGCCTCTTCGCCGCCGAGCGCAAGGTGCCGCTGCCGTTCCTGCCGAGGGTCGTGGGCCTGGTGTGCGCCACCCAGGGAGACGCGGAGCACGACGTGGTGGAGAACGCGCAGCGCCGGTGGCCCGCCGTGCAGTTCGAGATCCGCCGCGTCACCGTCCAAGGACCGCGCGCCGTGCCCGAGGTCGTCGCAGCCATGCGTGAGCTCGACGCGCGTGACGACGTCGACGTGATCGTCGTCGCCCGCGGGGGCGGGGCGCTGGAGGATCTGCTCGCGTTCAGCGACGAGGCGATGGTGCGCGCCGCCGCGGCCGTCGTCACGCCGTTGGTGAGCGCGATCGGGCATGAGAAGGACTCGCCGCTCCTGGACCTCGTCGCCGACTGGCGCGCGTCGACTCCCACGGACGCGGGCAAGCGCGTGGTTCCCGACGCGGCGCACGAGCGTCGCGAGGTGATCCGCGCGCGCGCCACCATGCGCGCGGCCGTCACCACCCGCCTCGACCGAGAGGCGCGAGGCCTGTCCTCTTTCCGGACCCGTCCCGTGATGGCTCACCCAAGGCGCATGCTCGACCCGCATCGCGAGCGGCTGGCGGCCCTGCATCTCGCGTCAGGCCGAGCGCTCGTCGACATCCTGTCCACCGCGGACGCACGCACGCGCGAGCTTGCTGCCAGCCTGCGGGCGCTCAGTCCCCAGTCCACGCTCGACCGGGGCTACGCCGTGGTCCGCGATGCCGACGGCGCGGTGGTGCGCGACGCGGCGCTCCTGGACCCGGGTGACCAGCTCCTGGTACGGGTCGCGCGCGGAACGTTCGTCGCGTCGGTGGACGACGTCGACCTCGACGACCAGGCGCTCGAGCCGTTCAGCGCCGGCTGA
- a CDS encoding exodeoxyribonuclease VII small subunit, which produces MPNNTDDVAGMTYEDARDELIAIVARLEAGQATLDESLGLWERGEALAARCQELLDGAGERIAAVRGEDDDMADAGVVGVVPADGDDE; this is translated from the coding sequence GTGCCGAACAATACCGACGATGTGGCCGGGATGACATACGAGGACGCCCGCGATGAGCTGATCGCCATCGTCGCTCGTCTCGAGGCCGGCCAGGCGACCCTCGATGAGTCCCTCGGGCTCTGGGAGCGCGGCGAGGCCCTCGCCGCCCGCTGCCAGGAGCTCCTGGATGGCGCGGGCGAGCGCATCGCGGCCGTCCGCGGCGAGGACGACGACATGGCCGACGCGGGTGTCGTCGGCGTGGTCCCTGCCGACGGGGACGACGAATGA
- a CDS encoding peptide ABC transporter substrate-binding protein, producing MNSKKAVLGSIATIGVAMFALTACSSDGGDTSPSTSETAGSGSSSAIIMTNGSEPENPLIPGNTNETGGGKILDSIFAGLVYYDATGAVHNEVAESIVVSDDAMTVDVTLQDGWTFTNGEPVTASSFVDAWNYTAQASNAYLNSYYFEDIDGFSYDEDSALNIDVTDDLNFTIHLNKPAADFAQRLGYTAFMPLPTAFYDDPEAYGENPIGDGPYMLAGDGAWQHNVQIDLVTNPDYKGGRTPQNGGVTFVFYASQDAAYADLLQNNVDVIDGIPDSSLATYQTELGDRAVNQAAAIFQSFTIPESLPHFSGEEGKLRRQALSMAIDRPTITNVIFNDTRTPASDFTSPVVDGFSDTLTGADVLSYNPDKAVELWAEADAISPWDGTFGIAYNSDGGHQAWVDAVANSIKNVLGIDAEGAPYATFKELRSAVNDRTITTAFRTGWQADYPGLYNFLGPLYKTDAGSNDGDYSNPEFDALLEQGISTADNDARNALLQQAQEILLQDLPAIPLWYSNVDGGFSENVSNVTFGWNSVPLYYEITKSA from the coding sequence GTGAATTCCAAGAAGGCCGTTCTCGGCAGCATCGCCACCATCGGTGTGGCCATGTTCGCCCTGACCGCCTGCTCGAGCGACGGGGGCGACACGTCGCCATCCACGTCGGAGACCGCCGGTAGCGGTTCGAGCAGCGCCATCATCATGACCAACGGCTCCGAGCCGGAGAACCCGCTCATCCCGGGCAACACCAACGAGACCGGCGGCGGCAAGATCCTGGACTCGATCTTCGCGGGTCTGGTCTACTACGACGCCACCGGCGCCGTCCACAACGAGGTCGCCGAGAGCATCGTCGTCTCCGACGACGCGATGACGGTTGATGTCACGCTGCAGGACGGCTGGACGTTCACCAACGGCGAGCCGGTCACCGCCTCGTCCTTCGTCGACGCGTGGAACTACACCGCGCAGGCGTCGAACGCCTACCTGAACTCGTACTACTTCGAGGACATCGACGGCTTCTCGTACGACGAGGACTCGGCGCTGAACATCGATGTCACCGATGACCTCAACTTCACGATCCACCTGAACAAGCCGGCTGCCGACTTCGCGCAGCGTCTCGGCTACACGGCGTTCATGCCGCTGCCCACGGCGTTCTACGACGACCCCGAGGCCTACGGCGAGAACCCGATCGGTGACGGACCGTACATGCTCGCTGGCGATGGCGCGTGGCAGCACAACGTCCAGATCGACCTGGTCACCAACCCTGACTACAAGGGTGGCCGCACCCCGCAGAACGGCGGCGTGACCTTCGTGTTCTACGCCTCCCAGGACGCGGCGTACGCCGACCTGCTGCAGAACAACGTCGACGTCATCGACGGCATCCCGGACTCGTCGCTCGCGACGTACCAGACCGAGCTCGGCGACCGCGCGGTCAACCAGGCCGCCGCGATCTTCCAGTCCTTCACGATCCCGGAGTCGCTCCCGCACTTCTCGGGCGAGGAGGGCAAGCTCCGTCGCCAGGCGCTGTCGATGGCCATCGACCGCCCGACGATCACGAACGTGATCTTCAACGACACCCGCACCCCGGCGTCCGACTTCACGTCGCCCGTCGTGGACGGCTTCAGCGACACGCTCACCGGCGCCGACGTCCTGTCCTACAACCCGGACAAGGCTGTCGAGCTCTGGGCCGAGGCTGACGCCATCAGCCCGTGGGACGGCACGTTCGGCATCGCCTACAACTCGGACGGCGGCCACCAGGCCTGGGTCGACGCTGTGGCGAACTCGATCAAGAACGTCCTCGGCATCGACGCGGAGGGTGCCCCCTACGCGACGTTCAAGGAGCTGCGTTCGGCCGTGAACGACCGGACCATCACCACGGCGTTCCGCACCGGCTGGCAGGCGGACTACCCGGGTCTGTACAACTTCCTGGGCCCGCTCTACAAGACGGACGCCGGCTCGAACGATGGCGACTACTCGAACCCCGAGTTCGACGCCCTCCTCGAGCAGGGCATCTCGACCGCCGACAACGACGCCCGCAACGCGCTGCTTCAGCAGGCACAGGAGATCCTGCTCCAGGACCTCCCCGCCATCCCGCTGTGGTACTCGAACGTTGACGGTGGCTTCTCCGAGAACGTGTCGAACGTGACGTTCGGCTGGAACTCGGTGCCGCTGTACTACGAGATCACCAAGTCGGCGTAA
- a CDS encoding ferrochelatase, giving the protein MTATLPALAASTRTLAPATYDCILLAGFGGPEGQDDVIPYLRNVTRGRGVPDERLEEVAHHYRHFGGISPINQQNRDLKVALEAEIERRGLGLPVYWGNRFWAPYFTDALKELHADGHRRVLVLVTTAFSSYSGCRAYREDLAAALDEAGLAGELVLDKVRQYFDHPGFVEPNVDAVLGGLRELSERGDGDRLHVMFATHSIPSSAADVSGPREALPDGTPVPTGGGEEWNAGGGWYVEQQRAVAALVMDRVADEFPGVPWSLVFQSRSGDPRMPWLEPDINLAIEALPESTTGLVISPLGFVSDHMEVAWDLDNEALETCEGRELSAVRVPTVGVDPAFVAGLIDLVEERHVAAAGEAPREREALTTLGPWQDVCPADCCLGRAAKPTIASAE; this is encoded by the coding sequence GTGACCGCCACGCTTCCCGCGCTCGCGGCGTCGACGCGCACGCTCGCGCCCGCCACCTACGACTGCATCCTCCTCGCCGGCTTCGGCGGGCCGGAGGGGCAGGACGACGTCATCCCCTACCTGCGCAACGTCACCCGTGGCCGCGGCGTGCCCGACGAGCGGCTCGAGGAGGTGGCGCACCACTACCGGCACTTCGGCGGCATCAGCCCGATCAACCAGCAGAACCGTGACCTCAAGGTGGCGCTCGAGGCGGAGATCGAGCGCCGAGGACTGGGGCTTCCCGTGTACTGGGGGAACCGCTTCTGGGCGCCGTACTTCACCGACGCGCTGAAGGAGCTGCACGCGGACGGTCACCGCAGGGTGCTCGTGCTCGTCACCACTGCGTTCTCCAGCTACTCCGGCTGTCGCGCCTACCGTGAGGACCTGGCCGCCGCGCTCGACGAGGCAGGGCTGGCGGGCGAGCTGGTGCTCGACAAGGTGCGCCAGTACTTCGACCACCCGGGATTCGTGGAGCCGAACGTCGACGCCGTGCTCGGCGGTCTTCGCGAGCTCTCCGAGCGCGGCGACGGCGACCGCCTGCACGTGATGTTCGCGACGCACTCGATCCCCAGCTCGGCCGCCGACGTCTCCGGCCCGCGCGAGGCGCTGCCCGATGGAACCCCGGTGCCGACCGGCGGCGGCGAGGAGTGGAACGCAGGCGGAGGCTGGTACGTCGAGCAGCAGCGCGCCGTCGCGGCGCTCGTGATGGATCGCGTGGCCGACGAGTTCCCCGGGGTGCCGTGGTCGCTGGTGTTCCAGTCGCGGTCGGGCGACCCCCGCATGCCGTGGCTGGAGCCGGACATCAACCTCGCGATCGAGGCGCTCCCCGAGTCGACGACAGGACTGGTCATCTCTCCTCTGGGATTCGTCTCGGACCACATGGAGGTCGCGTGGGACCTGGACAACGAGGCGCTCGAGACCTGTGAGGGCCGTGAGCTCAGCGCGGTGCGTGTGCCGACCGTCGGCGTGGATCCGGCGTTCGTGGCCGGGCTGATCGATCTGGTCGAGGAGCGCCATGTGGCCGCCGCGGGTGAGGCGCCTCGCGAGCGCGAGGCCCTCACCACGCTTGGTCCGTGGCAGGACGTCTGCCCGGCGGACTGCTGCCTGGGTCGGGCGGCCAAGCCGACCATCGCGTCGGCCGAGTAG